In the Brassica oleracea var. oleracea cultivar TO1000 unplaced genomic scaffold, BOL UnpScaffold01091, whole genome shotgun sequence genome, one interval contains:
- the LOC106320848 gene encoding uncharacterized protein LOC106320848, with product MADQVSAAPLDRVYGVTNIKTHVLFLLDIDDGNYDAWRKLFRTHCQSFDVAGHLDGTVLPANDADEAWTKRDGVVKLWIYGTLSKDLFRSTFKTGGTAHEIWLRLETFFRDNKEARVVQLDHKLCSQEIGDLSIHAYCQELKSIADLMANVDAPVSE from the coding sequence ATGGCCGATCAAGTTTCTGCTGCACCACTCGATCGTGTCTATGGTGTCACGAACATCAAAACACACGTTCTCTTTCTCCTCGACATCGATGACGGAAATTACGACGCATGGCGCAAGCTATTCCGGACCCATTGTCAGAGTTTTGATGTCGCTGGACATCTCGATGGCACTGTCTTGCCAGCGAACGATGCCGACGAAGCATGGACAAAACGTGATGGCGTTGTCAAGCTTTGGATCTATGGCACTCTCTCCAAGGATCTCTTCCGGAGCACGTTCAAAACTGGAGGAACGGCTCATGAGATCTGGCTTCGCCTTGAAACCTTCTTCCGTGACAATAAGGAAGCTCGGGTGGTTCAACTCGATCACAAGCTTTGTTCACAAGAGATTGGCGATCTCTCCATTCACGCCTACTGCCAGGAACTAAAGTCTATAGCTGATCTCATGGCAAACGTCGACGCTCCTGTTTCCGAATGA